Proteins found in one Mycoplasmopsis bovigenitalium genomic segment:
- a CDS encoding PolC-type DNA polymerase III, translating to MDICNKRFKVFCQSINFPIPKDLQQTELIINSIDKKTDLMDIDIIFKDEVSVTSYFALYNAILNEKLYNIKATYTFDLLQYKKNNLVNFISYLMTKNKYIKLQKINWAKELKTVNDFQNEIIFQDQNSFLDLENCVNNLVNDLHEYGFKKIEIKAVLNKVEYAELSFENEEQLKQNQLKFQELLNKHKANKSNPTNTTQKFAPKSNWSQRNYMKCLIAELKNKENKDKVVIQGKIYNYEYSLSKNKHIYLISLTDYNDATNVKWYRDEILDENALQTLKIGSWISVSGSISKSMFNNAEAFIFADSISPISPLVEETIDKSPAEKKRIELHASSKLSTMDGLIDPEDLIKRAEKYGMPAIAISDLDAVQGFPKFYQTAQKSSVKALFGASFSTFSKKPNLFLGKKATGKISDSEVVAFDIETTGLSPRFHELIEYGSHTVKPSSIDSNQVQFLIKPTEKIKPSTTRLTGIGQFGIDSKGLDYRVALSKIYDDLNNKIAIAHNAKFDFNFIKEQFRLNNMEFPNVTVIDTLVLSRLIFPERKKHSLGDLAANLGVNYDTNVAHRADYDAAVLGSIWVELMHQMNIKGIKTFEDLESYEPDIKYKERFAYTVSTLVKNQNGLKKQFAMISNCLTKNFNYGPKTYFEDLKSDPDILLGSGSLRSKLLDNYFYSTRESFIEEIQRYDYIEIPAPQCLEHWIKNDFITREQLEFALTDIIETSIEYGKIPVAISDAKYLDNHQKKVYEILVSAKGIGGTRHYLHKFDKLRDQWDSIPNLTLLTTDQMLEQFSFLKDKKLLEDVVINNTHKIANMCEDVEVIKKDLYTPNFDDSSTKLKDLVYNNAKLKYGDNLPKYIENRIEAELTPIIKYGFDVIYWISHKLVKKSLDEGYVVGSRGSVGSSLVATLSSISEVNPLDPHYLCNKCKKFELANIDGVKSCYDLPSKKCENCDIEMDRDGHSIAFETFLGFNADKVPDIDLNFSGEFQSVVHNEAKKIFGDTHTFRAGTILTVKPKTGYGYVKSFCEETKTEYSTNFMDYLSRQLDGVKRTTGQHAGGVIIIPKEYDVLDFTPINYPADDTDSTWFTTHFEYKAIHDNVLKLDLLGHDNPTIIKMLEQYTGIKISELPKNDADVIKIFSSTEPMGIKPSDIGGETTGAIGLPEFGTSFVRQMLQQTQPKTFQDLVSVSGLSHGTDVWLQNNQDLIMDHGLTLPEIFSCRDDILSKLVEQGVPNKFAFDIMEKVRKGKGVSKQEEEELIKYNVKDWQIESMKKIKYMFPKAHAVAYVLMAWWIAWYKIHKPLAFYASYYATHAKAVDIESMVDVQFGNRSANKLVKIQSTPKNELSTKETDLIPTLEITRELYARGLYIDNINLQRSLAHEWLIDEQRKCLIPPFKSLDGLGDAVAESIVYARSIKPFSSIQDFALRGKVNKTLVEKLQDIGAFKELDETDQMRLF from the coding sequence ATGGATATTTGTAATAAGCGTTTTAAAGTATTTTGTCAATCAATTAATTTTCCTATTCCAAAAGATTTGCAACAAACTGAGTTAATTATCAATTCAATTGATAAGAAAACTGACTTAATGGACATTGATATTATTTTTAAAGATGAAGTTTCCGTAACTTCATATTTTGCTCTTTACAATGCTATATTAAATGAAAAATTATATAACATTAAAGCAACTTACACTTTTGACCTACTTCAATATAAAAAGAATAATTTGGTAAATTTTATATCATATTTAATGACAAAAAATAAGTACATTAAGCTACAAAAAATTAATTGAGCAAAAGAGTTAAAAACAGTAAATGATTTTCAAAATGAAATAATTTTTCAAGATCAAAACTCTTTTTTAGATCTTGAAAATTGTGTTAATAATCTTGTCAATGATTTACATGAATATGGTTTTAAAAAAATTGAAATTAAGGCCGTACTTAATAAGGTTGAATATGCTGAATTGAGTTTCGAAAATGAAGAGCAATTAAAACAAAATCAACTAAAATTTCAAGAACTTTTGAATAAGCATAAAGCCAATAAATCAAACCCAACAAACACAACACAAAAATTTGCTCCCAAAAGTAATTGATCACAAAGAAATTACATGAAGTGTTTAATTGCTGAATTAAAAAATAAAGAGAATAAAGACAAAGTTGTAATTCAAGGAAAAATATACAATTATGAATATTCTTTATCAAAAAATAAACATATTTATTTAATTAGTTTGACTGACTATAACGATGCAACCAATGTTAAATGATATAGAGATGAAATTTTAGATGAAAATGCTCTTCAAACTTTGAAAATAGGCTCTTGAATTAGTGTTTCAGGTTCAATTTCTAAGTCAATGTTTAACAATGCTGAAGCATTTATATTTGCTGATTCAATAAGTCCAATTTCTCCACTAGTTGAAGAAACAATTGATAAAAGCCCTGCAGAAAAAAAACGAATTGAGCTTCATGCGAGCTCAAAATTAAGTACAATGGATGGTTTAATTGATCCAGAAGACTTGATTAAAAGAGCTGAAAAGTATGGTATGCCTGCAATCGCTATAAGCGACTTAGATGCTGTTCAAGGATTCCCTAAGTTTTATCAAACTGCACAAAAATCAAGTGTAAAAGCCCTTTTTGGTGCTAGTTTTTCAACATTTTCAAAAAAACCTAATTTGTTTTTAGGAAAAAAGGCAACTGGTAAAATTTCTGATTCAGAAGTTGTGGCATTTGACATTGAAACAACTGGATTAAGTCCTCGTTTCCATGAGTTAATTGAGTATGGTTCACACACTGTTAAGCCCAGCTCAATTGATTCAAATCAAGTTCAATTTTTAATCAAGCCAACTGAAAAAATTAAACCTTCAACAACTAGATTAACTGGCATTGGACAATTTGGCATTGATTCAAAAGGTCTAGATTATAGAGTTGCTCTTTCAAAAATTTATGATGATTTAAATAATAAAATTGCCATTGCTCACAATGCTAAATTTGACTTTAATTTTATAAAAGAACAATTTAGATTAAATAATATGGAATTTCCAAATGTTACAGTTATTGATACATTGGTTCTTTCGAGATTAATTTTTCCTGAGCGAAAAAAACATTCATTAGGTGATTTAGCTGCTAATTTAGGTGTTAATTATGATACAAATGTAGCTCACCGGGCAGACTATGATGCTGCTGTTTTAGGTTCAATTTGAGTTGAGTTAATGCATCAAATGAACATCAAAGGCATAAAAACGTTTGAAGACTTAGAATCATATGAACCTGATATTAAATATAAAGAACGTTTTGCTTATACTGTTAGTACACTTGTAAAAAATCAAAATGGTCTAAAAAAACAATTTGCAATGATCAGCAATTGCTTAACGAAAAATTTTAATTATGGACCAAAAACCTATTTTGAAGATTTAAAAAGTGATCCAGATATTTTGCTTGGTTCTGGGTCATTAAGGTCAAAACTTTTGGATAATTATTTTTATTCAACACGTGAGAGTTTTATAGAAGAAATTCAAAGATATGATTATATTGAAATACCAGCTCCACAATGTTTAGAACATTGGATAAAAAATGATTTTATAACTAGAGAACAATTAGAATTTGCTTTGACCGATATTATTGAAACTTCAATTGAATACGGAAAAATACCTGTTGCAATATCTGATGCTAAATATTTAGATAACCATCAAAAGAAAGTGTATGAAATATTAGTAAGCGCAAAAGGCATTGGCGGAACTCGGCACTATTTACATAAATTTGACAAATTAAGAGACCAATGAGATTCAATTCCTAATCTAACTTTATTAACTACTGATCAAATGTTGGAACAATTTAGTTTTTTAAAAGATAAAAAATTATTAGAAGATGTTGTCATAAATAACACTCATAAAATAGCCAACATGTGTGAAGATGTTGAGGTTATTAAAAAAGATCTTTACACACCTAATTTTGATGATTCCTCAACAAAACTTAAAGATTTAGTTTATAATAATGCGAAGCTAAAATATGGTGATAATTTACCTAAATACATTGAAAATAGAATTGAAGCTGAACTAACTCCAATTATCAAGTATGGATTTGACGTAATCTATTGAATTTCACACAAATTGGTAAAAAAATCTCTTGATGAAGGATATGTAGTTGGTTCAAGAGGGTCGGTAGGTTCTTCGCTTGTAGCTACTCTATCAAGTATTTCCGAGGTTAACCCATTAGATCCTCATTATTTGTGTAATAAATGTAAAAAATTTGAACTAGCAAATATCGATGGTGTAAAATCTTGTTACGATTTGCCTTCAAAAAAATGTGAAAATTGTGACATCGAAATGGATAGAGATGGACATTCAATTGCGTTTGAAACATTCTTAGGATTTAATGCTGATAAAGTTCCTGATATTGATTTAAACTTTTCGGGAGAATTTCAATCTGTTGTTCATAATGAAGCCAAAAAAATATTCGGTGATACTCACACCTTTAGAGCTGGAACAATATTAACTGTAAAACCTAAAACTGGTTATGGTTATGTAAAAAGCTTCTGTGAGGAAACAAAAACAGAATATTCAACAAACTTTATGGATTATTTATCAAGACAACTGGATGGAGTTAAAAGAACAACTGGCCAGCACGCTGGTGGGGTTATTATAATTCCTAAAGAATATGATGTTTTAGATTTCACTCCTATTAATTACCCTGCTGATGATACTGATTCTACTTGATTCACTACTCATTTTGAATATAAAGCAATCCATGACAATGTTTTAAAACTTGATTTACTTGGTCATGATAATCCAACAATCATTAAAATGCTTGAACAATATACTGGTATCAAAATAAGTGAATTACCAAAAAATGATGCAGATGTTATAAAAATATTTTCATCAACAGAGCCAATGGGGATTAAACCTAGTGATATTGGCGGCGAAACTACTGGTGCAATTGGACTTCCCGAATTTGGAACTAGCTTTGTTCGCCAAATGTTGCAGCAAACACAGCCCAAAACTTTTCAAGATTTAGTTTCTGTATCCGGATTAAGTCATGGAACTGACGTTTGACTTCAAAATAACCAAGATTTAATAATGGATCACGGTTTGACCCTCCCTGAAATATTTAGTTGCCGTGATGATATTTTGTCAAAATTAGTTGAACAAGGTGTGCCAAATAAATTTGCTTTTGACATTATGGAAAAAGTCAGAAAAGGAAAAGGAGTTTCTAAGCAAGAAGAGGAAGAGTTGATTAAATATAATGTTAAAGATTGGCAAATTGAATCAATGAAAAAAATCAAATACATGTTTCCTAAAGCTCATGCTGTTGCGTATGTTTTAATGGCTTGATGAATTGCTTGATACAAAATACACAAACCACTTGCGTTTTATGCCTCGTATTATGCAACCCATGCTAAAGCAGTTGATATTGAAAGCATGGTTGATGTTCAATTTGGTAATCGTTCAGCTAACAAATTAGTAAAAATTCAATCAACCCCTAAAAATGAATTGAGTACTAAAGAAACTGATTTAATTCCAACTCTTGAAATAACTCGTGAGCTTTATGCGCGCGGATTATACATTGACAACATTAATTTACAACGTTCACTAGCTCATGAATGATTAATTGATGAACAAAGAAAATGCTTAATTCCGCCATTTAAATCACTAGATGGCTTAGGTGATGCTGTTGCTGAATCTATTGTTTATGCAAGGTCAATAAAACCATTTAGCTCAATACAAGATTTTGCATTAAGAGGCAAAGTTAACAAAACATTAGTTGAAAAATTACAAGATATTGGTGCTTTTAAAGAACTTGATGAAACTGACCAAATGCGCTTATTTTAA
- a CDS encoding chromate transporter produces MHFVALLVCIPLIAFVSLSVFGGGQIFMPIFNWLWTSLGSWFGIKIPEELINNVFAISNSTPGILSPKFATITGYMVAEGQWWGFIAMFITYLAFVLPAILMMKLALKYSDKFHDAKYFKNLIRIMNPVVTAIIFALVIQLFIGLIAPNLVFNKSAQEYISTTNSSHKSIFFSCWRLYALWCYVPSGIAISLYLYNKKMPMLGLILANVLVALVIFQPWLK; encoded by the coding sequence ATGCATTTTGTAGCTTTATTAGTTTGCATCCCATTGATTGCATTTGTTTCTCTTTCTGTTTTTGGTGGTGGCCAAATATTCATGCCAATTTTTAATTGATTATGAACATCCCTTGGCTCATGATTTGGTATTAAAATACCAGAAGAATTAATCAATAATGTTTTTGCTATTTCTAATTCAACGCCCGGAATTTTGAGTCCAAAGTTCGCGACAATTACTGGTTATATGGTTGCTGAGGGTCAATGATGAGGATTCATAGCAATGTTTATAACATATTTAGCATTTGTGCTTCCTGCTATTTTGATGATGAAGTTAGCTCTAAAATATTCAGATAAGTTTCATGATGCTAAATATTTCAAAAATTTAATTAGAATAATGAACCCAGTTGTTACAGCAATTATTTTTGCTTTAGTAATTCAACTATTTATTGGACTTATTGCTCCAAATTTAGTGTTTAATAAATCTGCTCAGGAATATATTTCTACAACAAACTCTTCGCATAAATCTATATTCTTTTCATGTTGAAGATTGTATGCATTATGATGTTATGTTCCAAGTGGTATTGCAATTAGTTTATATTTATACAATAAAAAAATGCCAATGTTGGGCCTTATTCTTGCAAATGTTTTGGTTGCCTTAGTAATATTTCAACCTTGGTTAAAATAA
- the metG gene encoding methionine--tRNA ligase, translated as MKKTFYITTPIYYASGPLHIGHLYSTIMARTIANYKEIMGYDVKFLTGSDEHGQKIENKAKKINKNPKEFVDSLVEEYIATWKKWFIKVDYFSRTTSKNHEKAVKNIFSWFLEKGFIYKGQYEGLYSVEDEEFLTKSQANLVDGEYFHPTSGHKLVSMAEESYFFEISAFEKWWIEYVKNNPEFLLPDKTLFEIKNNFVNIGLEDLSVTRTNVNWAIPINEDTKHTLYVWLDALFNYVTALGFDVENQGEDFKKYWENGDEIVHVLGKEITRFHFIYWPIFLKAINIKQPTHILSHGLLRDKDGRKMSKSLGNAIDPEYLYENYHHEMIKYYFASQIIFGEDGNFSEEKLRETINSDLVNNFGNLISRTLKMISNSFTNGVKYVVSNDNLHQEIENAILTFINEFTIQMDKFKIDKGIRKIMDLCSRLNKYIDETMPWKLTENKEELNLILNRLLNGIYAAAWALQVSMPEKIKEVAKALNIDGFKLDKINDFSKFDNVIPTEKFAFFARLK; from the coding sequence ATGAAAAAAACTTTTTATATAACAACACCTATTTATTATGCATCCGGGCCTTTGCACATTGGCCACTTATATTCAACAATTATGGCAAGAACCATAGCTAACTATAAAGAAATTATGGGTTACGATGTTAAATTTTTGACCGGTTCAGATGAACATGGTCAAAAAATTGAAAACAAAGCAAAAAAAATAAATAAAAATCCAAAAGAATTTGTTGATTCTCTTGTTGAAGAATATATTGCAACATGAAAAAAATGATTTATTAAAGTTGATTATTTTTCAAGAACCACTTCAAAAAATCATGAAAAAGCAGTTAAAAACATTTTTAGTTGATTTCTTGAAAAGGGCTTCATTTATAAAGGCCAATACGAAGGATTATATTCAGTTGAAGATGAAGAATTCTTAACAAAATCGCAAGCAAATTTAGTTGATGGCGAATATTTTCACCCTACATCAGGACACAAATTGGTTTCAATGGCTGAAGAAAGTTATTTCTTTGAAATTTCAGCATTTGAAAAATGGTGAATTGAATATGTAAAAAATAATCCTGAATTTTTATTACCAGACAAAACTTTATTTGAAATCAAAAATAATTTTGTGAATATAGGTCTTGAAGACCTATCAGTTACACGAACCAATGTTAATTGAGCTATTCCAATTAACGAGGATACTAAACATACTTTATATGTATGGTTAGACGCTTTATTTAATTACGTTACTGCCTTAGGTTTCGATGTTGAAAATCAAGGTGAAGATTTTAAAAAATATTGAGAGAATGGCGATGAAATAGTACACGTTTTAGGTAAAGAAATAACAAGATTCCACTTTATTTATTGACCTATATTTTTAAAAGCAATCAATATAAAACAGCCTACACACATATTAAGCCATGGATTATTAAGAGATAAAGATGGTAGAAAAATGTCTAAATCTTTAGGAAATGCAATTGATCCGGAATATTTATATGAAAATTATCACCATGAAATGATTAAATATTATTTTGCAAGTCAAATTATTTTTGGCGAAGATGGCAATTTTAGTGAAGAAAAATTGCGCGAAACAATAAATTCTGACCTTGTAAATAACTTTGGAAACTTAATATCAAGAACACTAAAGATGATTTCAAATTCATTTACAAATGGGGTGAAATATGTTGTGTCAAATGATAATTTACATCAAGAAATAGAAAATGCAATTTTGACCTTTATCAATGAATTTACAATTCAAATGGATAAATTCAAAATTGATAAAGGTATAAGAAAAATAATGGACTTATGTTCAAGATTAAATAAATATATTGATGAAACTATGCCTTGAAAATTAACGGAAAATAAAGAAGAATTGAATTTAATCTTGAATAGATTATTAAATGGTATTTATGCAGCTGCTTGAGCTTTGCAAGTTTCAATGCCAGAAAAAATAAAAGAAGTTGCTAAAGCACTAAATATCGATGGGTTTAAACTTGACAAAATAAATGATTTTAGTAAATTTGACAATGTAATTCCAACTGAAAAATTCGCATTTTTTGCAAGACTTAAATAG
- a CDS encoding aminopeptidase P family protein yields the protein MNRKYLDKVFAEHKVDAIVSEAFQTRLWYSGVKTTDGYLIIEKDKAYLFVDGRYIEYATNNAKNVEVKLLQGGTLKEFFAQKQYKTVAYEKDYLNIQTLEFLRSIVKSENEVFILGQELRILKSEEEIQKIQKAVDISLKTLWQLKRWITPGFTEKQVAAKLNYLLKLNGSDKESFDEIVATGSSSAEPHHHPTDKPLKAGDLLKIDFGSLYQGYSADITRTFILWDERGNDTPNDPKMKEILDIVHAAAKAGRDAVRPGIKASEIDKICRDYIEKAGYGQYFTHGTGHGLGIDVHELPSVSSKARDYVLEPGMVITVEPGIYIEGLGGARNEDDVLVTETGRFVFSNPDE from the coding sequence ATGAATAGAAAGTATTTAGATAAAGTTTTTGCAGAACATAAAGTTGATGCAATTGTTTCTGAGGCTTTTCAAACTAGACTTTGATACTCAGGAGTTAAAACAACAGATGGTTATTTAATAATTGAAAAAGACAAAGCTTATTTATTTGTTGATGGCAGATATATTGAGTACGCAACAAATAATGCTAAAAATGTTGAAGTTAAATTACTTCAAGGTGGTACATTAAAAGAATTTTTTGCCCAAAAACAATATAAAACAGTAGCATACGAAAAAGATTACTTGAATATTCAAACACTTGAATTTTTAAGATCGATTGTAAAAAGCGAGAATGAAGTATTCATTTTAGGTCAAGAATTGCGTATTTTAAAATCAGAAGAAGAAATTCAAAAAATTCAAAAAGCAGTTGATATTTCGCTTAAAACTTTATGACAGTTAAAAAGATGAATTACACCAGGATTTACTGAAAAACAAGTTGCTGCAAAACTTAACTATTTATTAAAACTGAATGGTTCTGATAAAGAAAGTTTTGATGAAATTGTTGCTACTGGAAGTTCTTCTGCTGAACCTCACCACCACCCTACAGATAAACCATTAAAAGCTGGCGATTTATTAAAAATTGACTTCGGTTCTTTATACCAAGGTTATTCAGCCGATATAACTAGAACATTCATCTTGTGAGATGAAAGAGGTAACGACACACCTAATGACCCTAAAATGAAAGAAATTTTAGACATTGTTCACGCCGCTGCTAAAGCAGGTAGAGATGCAGTTCGCCCCGGAATTAAAGCAAGTGAAATTGACAAAATATGCCGTGATTATATTGAAAAAGCAGGGTATGGACAGTATTTCACTCATGGTACAGGCCATGGTTTGGGTATTGATGTACATGAGCTTCCTTCAGTTAGTTCAAAAGCTAGAGATTATGTTCTTGAACCAGGAATGGTTATTACTGTTGAACCAGGTATTTATATTGAAGGGCTTGGTGGAGCTAGAAACGAAGATGACGTTTTAGTTACTGAAACAGGACGTTTTGTATTTTCAAACCCAGACGAATAA
- a CDS encoding chromate transporter: MNNYTKKPTFWNVCLLIIMVTFIGFGGGNAMMPVIKRYVVDKYQWLDNDEFDRNVVVTNMLPGPIAIQSLTYIAIRALGTFKGILAVVFASMPHVALTISLIFVANLVPRDYLIVIQTGVLVAITGSLIGFAWNYFKKGIKETKVSLWIILFLITLAFSVFVPTPYNIPVAIMFLIIAIYSIIFLVKRKQERKLKATPIEKEEEK, translated from the coding sequence ATGAATAACTATACAAAAAAACCAACATTCTGAAATGTTTGTCTGCTTATCATAATGGTAACTTTTATTGGTTTTGGTGGTGGAAATGCTATGATGCCAGTTATCAAACGTTATGTAGTTGACAAATATCAGTGATTAGATAATGATGAATTTGACCGAAATGTAGTTGTTACAAATATGTTGCCAGGACCTATTGCCATTCAATCGCTGACATATATTGCGATAAGGGCATTGGGGACTTTTAAAGGTATTTTAGCTGTTGTTTTTGCTTCAATGCCACACGTTGCATTGACAATTTCATTGATTTTCGTAGCAAACTTAGTACCGCGTGATTACTTAATTGTTATTCAAACTGGAGTTTTAGTTGCTATTACAGGAAGTTTGATTGGCTTTGCTTGAAACTACTTTAAAAAAGGAATAAAAGAAACAAAAGTTAGTTTGTGAATAATATTATTCTTGATAACCCTTGCTTTTTCAGTATTTGTACCAACTCCCTACAACATACCAGTTGCAATAATGTTTTTAATAATTGCGATTTATTCAATAATATTTCTTGTAAAACGTAAACAAGAAAGAAAATTAAAAGCAACTCCAATTGAAAAAGAGGAGGAAAAATAA
- a CDS encoding MG284/MPN403 family protein — protein MFAFDLTCPSLSPLAKYKAIRELCLIEIARAKRKKQLAFNKKISQNFKEKLNNKHLYDYVSENLQRVLTCMSDANKEILEKDILKPDSDKEWWEDICSKTTYYKRRTQMINEFIFYYFD, from the coding sequence ATGTTTGCATTCGATTTAACTTGTCCGTCACTTTCTCCGTTGGCTAAATATAAAGCTATCAGGGAATTGTGTTTAATAGAAATTGCGCGTGCAAAGCGCAAAAAGCAACTAGCTTTCAATAAAAAAATATCTCAAAATTTTAAAGAAAAATTAAATAATAAACATCTTTATGATTATGTGTCAGAAAACTTGCAAAGAGTTTTAACTTGTATGAGTGATGCTAATAAGGAAATTTTGGAAAAAGATATTCTTAAACCCGATTCAGACAAAGAATGATGAGAAGATATCTGTTCGAAAACCACTTATTACAAACGCAGAACACAAATGATAAATGAATTTATTTTTTATTATTTTGACTAA
- the proS gene encoding proline--tRNA ligase produces MKELDKITPLEKDFSKWYTDVVKQGNLIAYGPLKGTLVFKPNAYGIWEMIQKELNEYFKEYGVQNVYLPLLIPERLFNKEKEHIEGFNPELATITKVGDADLDEKVFIRPTSEVLFADLFKNSIESYKDLPIIYNQWANVVRWEKTTNPFLRSREFLWQEGHTCHNNAMEARQYTRSMISLYAKFMKNFLAIPVIIGKKTPKEKFAGACTTYTVEAMMKDGRALQSGTSHYLAQNFSKTFDISFKNENNDREFVYQTSWGVSTRLLGAIIMTHGDNRGIIIPPRVAPVQIDILELFGNKNEKVKKVAKDLKKQLSRTFRVRLDDTDKNPGFKASNSEIQGTPLRIEVGPRDLENNQVTIVRRDTLEKIVLPVDKVKQTVKQLLVDIHNNLYTQAKYRLNENTVVVLNYDEFKNQIKQQKFVLAPFCCHDEQEELIKEQTGATTRCIPKTVIKPTKNAPCITCNRVTKRFVVFARAY; encoded by the coding sequence ATGAAAGAATTAGATAAAATTACTCCTTTAGAAAAAGATTTTAGTAAATGATATACAGACGTTGTTAAGCAAGGAAATTTAATTGCTTATGGACCATTAAAAGGCACATTGGTATTCAAACCAAATGCTTATGGAATATGAGAAATGATTCAAAAAGAGTTAAATGAATATTTTAAAGAATATGGTGTTCAAAATGTTTACTTACCACTTTTGATTCCTGAAAGATTATTCAATAAAGAAAAAGAGCACATTGAAGGTTTTAACCCAGAATTGGCAACTATAACTAAGGTTGGAGATGCAGATCTTGATGAAAAAGTATTTATTCGCCCAACCTCAGAAGTTTTATTTGCTGATTTATTCAAAAATTCAATTGAATCATACAAAGACCTACCAATTATTTATAATCAATGAGCAAATGTTGTTAGATGAGAAAAAACCACTAACCCATTTTTAAGAAGTAGAGAATTTCTATGGCAAGAAGGTCACACCTGTCACAACAATGCAATGGAAGCTAGACAATACACAAGAAGTATGATTTCGTTATATGCTAAATTTATGAAAAACTTCTTAGCTATTCCTGTTATTATTGGCAAAAAGACTCCAAAAGAAAAGTTTGCGGGTGCATGTACAACTTATACTGTTGAAGCTATGATGAAGGATGGGCGAGCACTTCAATCTGGAACTAGTCATTATTTAGCACAGAATTTTTCAAAAACATTTGATATTTCGTTTAAAAATGAAAATAATGATCGCGAATTTGTCTACCAAACATCGTGGGGTGTTTCAACTCGTTTGTTAGGTGCAATTATAATGACTCATGGTGATAATAGAGGGATAATTATTCCGCCTCGTGTTGCTCCTGTTCAAATTGATATTTTAGAATTATTTGGCAATAAAAACGAAAAAGTCAAAAAAGTTGCAAAAGATCTTAAAAAGCAACTATCTAGAACATTTAGAGTTCGTCTTGATGATACTGACAAAAATCCAGGTTTTAAAGCTTCAAATTCTGAAATTCAAGGTACCCCACTAAGAATAGAGGTTGGCCCAAGAGATCTTGAAAACAATCAAGTAACAATTGTAAGAAGAGACACCCTTGAAAAAATTGTTTTACCAGTTGACAAAGTTAAACAAACGGTAAAACAATTGTTGGTTGATATACACAACAACTTATACACGCAAGCAAAATATCGTTTGAATGAAAACACAGTTGTAGTTTTAAATTACGACGAGTTTAAAAATCAAATTAAGCAACAAAAATTCGTTCTTGCACCATTTTGTTGTCATGATGAACAAGAAGAATTAATCAAGGAACAAACAGGAGCAACAACTCGTTGTATTCCTAAAACAGTTATTAAACCAACAAAAAATGCTCCTTGCATTACATGTAATAGAGTTACGAAAAGATTTGTTGTTTTTGCAAGAGCATATTAA
- a CDS encoding antibiotic biosynthesis monooxygenase — MIYLVLKELKIKKENKEEFSKYIEDWIYRNKQQELNLSIDGYWIANKFFIFERWSSEESFNKFTRLDEYINFIKKVESYSLEPLKIKKVKTVN; from the coding sequence ATGATTTACTTAGTTTTAAAAGAATTAAAAATCAAAAAAGAAAACAAAGAAGAGTTTTCTAAATATATTGAAGATTGAATTTACAGAAATAAACAACAAGAGTTGAATTTATCAATTGATGGTTACTGAATAGCAAATAAATTTTTCATTTTTGAACGTTGAAGTTCAGAAGAAAGTTTTAATAAGTTCACTAGATTGGATGAATACATTAATTTTATCAAAAAGGTTGAATCTTATTCACTTGAACCCCTTAAAATCAAAAAAGTAAAAACTGTTAACTAA